A window of the Henckelia pumila isolate YLH828 chromosome 3, ASM3356847v2, whole genome shotgun sequence genome harbors these coding sequences:
- the LOC140891529 gene encoding equilibrative nucleotide transporter 3-like isoform X1 yields the protein MATESLKVAFLEDHPFGEGGEGVTMGDVVPADVSSPTRLEGKTMAIVYCWFLGLGSLISWNSMLTIADYYYALFPDYHPSRVLTLVYQPFALGTMAILAYYEAKIDTRKRNIFGYILFSASTFGLLAIDLATGGKGGIGNYIGICAFVAAFGVADAHVQGGMVGDLSFMCPEFIQSFFAGLAASGALTSGLRLITKAAFDKTSHGLRKGVVLFLAISTILEVLCIFLYAFIFAKLPIVKYFRRKAASEGSTTVAADLAAAGIRTNDGPKDDAKQERLSNKQLLKQNIDYAIDLYLIYVLTLSIFPGFLYENTGTHKLGAWYAVVLVAMYNVWDLIGRYVPLIKCTKLESRKGLMIAILSRFALIPAFYFTAKYGDQGYMIFLVSFLGLTNGHLTVCVLTAAPKGYKAPEQNALGNLLVLFLLGGIFSGVALDWLWIIGNGTF from the exons ATG GCGACCGAGAGTCTCAAGGTTGCGTTTTTGGAAGACCATCCTTTCGGAGAAG GAGGAGAAGGGGTCACAATGGGTGATGTTGTGCCAGCCGACGTCTCGAGTCCCACGCGGCTTGAG GGGAAAACTATGGCAATTGTGTATTGTTGGTTTCTTGGACTGGGATCTCTCATCTCTTGGAATAGTATGCTAACAATCGCAGATTACTACTATGCGTTGTTCCCG GATTACCATCCTTCTAGAGTACTTACCCTCGTTTATCAGCCGTTTGCCCTTGGTACAATGGCAATACTTGCTTATTACGAGGCGAAAATCGATACAAGAAAGCGTAACATTTTCGGATACATTCTTTTCAGCGCGAGTACCTTTGGACTTCTAGCT ATAGATTTAGCGACCGGTGGAAAAGGGGGAATTGGGAATTATATTGGGATTTGTGCTTTTGTTGCTGCATTTGGAGTTGCTGATGCTCATGTTCAAGGCGGAATGGTCGGAGATTTATCTTTCATGTGCCCCGAATTCATCCAA TCATTCTTTGCTGGTTTGGCTGCGTCAGGGGCTTTAACTTCTGGTTTGAGGCTAATTACCAAAGCAGCTTTTGATAAAACAAGTCATGGTCTCCGTAAGGGTGTTG TGCTGTTTCTTGCTATCTCAACTATCCTAGAGGTCCTATGTATCTTCCTATACGCCTTCATCTTCGCCAAACTACCCATCGTTAAATACTTCCGGAGAAAGGCTGCTTCAGAAGGATCTACAACAGTTGCAGCTGATCTTGCTGCGGCTGGGATTCGAACCAATGACGGCCCAAAA GATGATGCTAAACAAGAGAGGCTAAGCAACAAACAGTTACTGAAGCAGAACATCGATTATGCGATCGACCTCTATCTGATATATGTCCTCACATTATCTATTTTCCCCGGATTCTTGTACGAAAACACTGGTACTCACAAACTGGGAGCTTG GTACGCGGTTGTTCTCGTGGCAATGTACAACGTGTGGGATCTCATTGGAAGATACGTCCCTCTTATTAAATGCACCAAACTGGAATCACGAAAAGGTCTGATGATCGCTATACTATCCCGGTTCGCGCTCATTCCTGCATTCTACTTCACAGCAAAGTATGGAGACCAGGGATATATGATCTTCCTGGTGTCGTTTCTCGGATTAACGAATGGACATCTCACTGTCTGTGTCCTCACAGCTGCTCCAAAGGGCTACAAA GCACCAGAGCAGAATGCATTGGGCAATTTGCTGGTGTTATTTCTTCTTGGAGGCATATTTTCGGGGGTTGCTCTCGACTGGCTGTGGATTATAGGTAATGGGACTTTCTAA
- the LOC140891529 gene encoding equilibrative nucleotide transporter 3-like isoform X2: protein MGDVVPADVSSPTRLEGKTMAIVYCWFLGLGSLISWNSMLTIADYYYALFPDYHPSRVLTLVYQPFALGTMAILAYYEAKIDTRKRNIFGYILFSASTFGLLAIDLATGGKGGIGNYIGICAFVAAFGVADAHVQGGMVGDLSFMCPEFIQSFFAGLAASGALTSGLRLITKAAFDKTSHGLRKGVVLFLAISTILEVLCIFLYAFIFAKLPIVKYFRRKAASEGSTTVAADLAAAGIRTNDGPKDDAKQERLSNKQLLKQNIDYAIDLYLIYVLTLSIFPGFLYENTGTHKLGAWYAVVLVAMYNVWDLIGRYVPLIKCTKLESRKGLMIAILSRFALIPAFYFTAKYGDQGYMIFLVSFLGLTNGHLTVCVLTAAPKGYKAPEQNALGNLLVLFLLGGIFSGVALDWLWIIGNGTF, encoded by the exons ATGGGTGATGTTGTGCCAGCCGACGTCTCGAGTCCCACGCGGCTTGAG GGGAAAACTATGGCAATTGTGTATTGTTGGTTTCTTGGACTGGGATCTCTCATCTCTTGGAATAGTATGCTAACAATCGCAGATTACTACTATGCGTTGTTCCCG GATTACCATCCTTCTAGAGTACTTACCCTCGTTTATCAGCCGTTTGCCCTTGGTACAATGGCAATACTTGCTTATTACGAGGCGAAAATCGATACAAGAAAGCGTAACATTTTCGGATACATTCTTTTCAGCGCGAGTACCTTTGGACTTCTAGCT ATAGATTTAGCGACCGGTGGAAAAGGGGGAATTGGGAATTATATTGGGATTTGTGCTTTTGTTGCTGCATTTGGAGTTGCTGATGCTCATGTTCAAGGCGGAATGGTCGGAGATTTATCTTTCATGTGCCCCGAATTCATCCAA TCATTCTTTGCTGGTTTGGCTGCGTCAGGGGCTTTAACTTCTGGTTTGAGGCTAATTACCAAAGCAGCTTTTGATAAAACAAGTCATGGTCTCCGTAAGGGTGTTG TGCTGTTTCTTGCTATCTCAACTATCCTAGAGGTCCTATGTATCTTCCTATACGCCTTCATCTTCGCCAAACTACCCATCGTTAAATACTTCCGGAGAAAGGCTGCTTCAGAAGGATCTACAACAGTTGCAGCTGATCTTGCTGCGGCTGGGATTCGAACCAATGACGGCCCAAAA GATGATGCTAAACAAGAGAGGCTAAGCAACAAACAGTTACTGAAGCAGAACATCGATTATGCGATCGACCTCTATCTGATATATGTCCTCACATTATCTATTTTCCCCGGATTCTTGTACGAAAACACTGGTACTCACAAACTGGGAGCTTG GTACGCGGTTGTTCTCGTGGCAATGTACAACGTGTGGGATCTCATTGGAAGATACGTCCCTCTTATTAAATGCACCAAACTGGAATCACGAAAAGGTCTGATGATCGCTATACTATCCCGGTTCGCGCTCATTCCTGCATTCTACTTCACAGCAAAGTATGGAGACCAGGGATATATGATCTTCCTGGTGTCGTTTCTCGGATTAACGAATGGACATCTCACTGTCTGTGTCCTCACAGCTGCTCCAAAGGGCTACAAA GCACCAGAGCAGAATGCATTGGGCAATTTGCTGGTGTTATTTCTTCTTGGAGGCATATTTTCGGGGGTTGCTCTCGACTGGCTGTGGATTATAGGTAATGGGACTTTCTAA
- the LOC140887767 gene encoding vesicle-associated protein 4-1-like, protein MEAGEGKSPPKGGKIFGLFKLPFRNPPSTASSSSDFSQNRRDNGRGNNSKVRPQAEGSAGSSGSSVSSVARSLLPTRRRLKLDPSNKLYFPYEPGKQVRSAIKIKNTSKSHVAFKFQTTAPKSCFMRPPGAILSPGESIVATVFKFVEHPENNEKPMNQKSGVKFKIMSLKVNEPMDYIPEMFDEQKDQVTVEQILRVVFLDAERPNPALDKLKRQLAEAESELVTRKKHPQDTGPTFIGEGLVIDEWKERREKYLARQQAEGVDSI, encoded by the exons ATGGAAGCCGGCGAAGGCAAATCGCCGCCAAAAGGCGGGAAAATTTTTGGGCTGTTCAAGCTTCCGTTCCGAAATCCGCCGTCTACGGCCTCTTCTTCGTCGGATTTCTCCCAGAACCGGCGGGATAATGGTCGTGGGAACAATAGTAAAGTCCGTCCTCAGGCGGAGGGATCTGCCGGCAGCAGTGGGAGCTCGGTTTCTTCGGTGGCCAGATCTCTTCTCCCGACACGGCGTCGCTTGAAGCTCGATCCCTCTAACAAGCTTTACTTTCCTT ATGAACCTGGCAAGCAAGTCCGAAGTGCAATCAAGATAAAAAATACGAGCAAGTCCCATGTAGCTTTCAAG TTCCAAACAACTGCACCAAAAAGCTGTTTCATGCGTCCTCCTGGGGCCATTCTTTCTCCCGGCGAAAGCATCGTGGCCACtg TGTTCAAATTTGTAGAGCATCCAGAAAACAATGAAAAGCCAATGAATCAGAAAAGCGGGGTCAAGTTTAAAATCATGAGCCTGAAAGTGAATGAACCAATGGACTACATACCAGAAATG TTTGACGAGCAGAAGGATCAAGTAACCGTGGAACAGATACTCAGGGTCGTGTTTCTAGACGCGGAACGTCCTAACCCG GCTCTTGACAAGTTAAAGCGCCAATTGGCCGAAGCTGAGTCTGAACTTGTGACCCGTAAGAAACATCCGCAAGATACGGGTCCGACCTTCATTGGAGAAGGACTCGTCATAGATGAATGG aaagaaagaagagaaaagTACCTCGCTCGACAACAAGCAGAAGGGGTAGATTCAATATGA
- the LOC140890421 gene encoding putative 3'(2'),5'-bisphosphate nucleotidase, mitochondrial: protein MNVLQYSRFSAAHPRRIFRRPLRQGAFAARSSIKLPFTEEKAEYYDHLRAAADVVERACRLCVDVQKSLFSSDKRILEKMDQTPVTIADFGVQALISSEMGRLFPSIPLVAEEDSAFLRENNLVGPVVEVVIDKSTLDEKELRQDDILKSIDRGGKGSYSFGPEQATYWILDPIDGTRGFVKGGEALYVVGLALVVNGEIVLGVMGCPNWEYEQSDRFSSEVLGDKNPISRSGIIMISHVGCGTWRRRFRDSQSCNTNMGDNWTRCHVDSFHQVHEARFCISDSQRWESYPLSAKFSATNNADCVGENQILLLPTCCGSLCKYLMVASGRASVFILRARTRRNIMVWDHAVGVICLHEAGGKVTDWKGRPLDFAADQLERRVLFPSGGVLATNSSLHNPILEMIPSN from the exons ATGAATGTCCTCCAATACTCCCGCTTCTCCGCCGCTCATCCTCGCCGCATTTTCCGAAGACCTCTCCGGCAAGGCGCTTTCGCCGCCAG GTCAAGTATCAAACTTCCTTTTACGGAAGAGAAAGCGGAGTACTATGATCATCTTCGAGCGGCTGCTGATGTTGTCGAGCGTGCATGTCGTCTCTGTGTTGAT gTGCAAAAATCGTTGTTTTCAAGTGACAAAAGAATCCTTGAAAAAATGGACCAAACCCCAGTGACCATCGCGGACTTTGGTGTTCAAGCTCTTATTAGCTCGG AAATGGGCAGATTGTTTCCTTCTATTCCATTGGTAGCGGAAGAGGACTCTGCATTCTTGCGTGAAAACAATCTTGTTGGTCCTGTtgttgaagttgttattgataAATCAACTTTGGATGAAAAAGAATTAAGGCAGGATGATATCTTAAAGTCAATTGACAGAGGGGGAAAAGGCTCCTATTCGTTCGGACCTGAGCAGGCTACTTATTGG ATATTGGATCCTATTGATGGAACACGAGGGTTTGTCAAAGGTGGAGAAGCTCTCTACGTG GTGGGTTTGGCTCTTGTTGTTAATGGGGAGATTGTTTTGGGTGTTATGGGCTGCCCAAACTGGGAATATGAACAGTCAGATAGGTTCTCCTCTGAAGTTTTGGGAGACAAGAATCCAATATCTAGATCAGGAATCATCATGATATCTCATGTTGGTTGTGGAACATGGAGGAGAAGATTCAGGGATTCTCAAAGTTGCAACACCAACATGGGTGATAATTGGACCAGGTGTCATGTTGATAGTTTTCACCAAGTTCATGAAGCGCGCTTTTGCATTTCAGATAGTCAACGATGGGAGTCATATCCATTGTCAGCTAAATTTTCTGCAACCAATAATGCTGATTGTGTTGGCGAGAACCAGATTCTTCTTCTGCCGACATGCTGTGGAAG TCTCTGTAAATATCTGATGGTGGCATCTGGAAGGGCGTCTGTTTTCATTCTTCGTGCAAGGACTAGACGAAATATCATG GTCTGGGATCATGCCGTTGGAGTCATATGTCTTCACGAAGCTGGAGGGAAG GTGACTGATTGGAAGGGGCGTCCACTCGATTTTGCTGCAGATCAACTCGAGAGAAGAGTTTTATTCCCTTCTGGTGGTGTTCTGGCCACTAACAGCAGCTTACACAACCCAATACTTGAGATGATCCCATCAAACTGA